From Xiphophorus hellerii strain 12219 chromosome 20, Xiphophorus_hellerii-4.1, whole genome shotgun sequence, the proteins below share one genomic window:
- the si:ch1073-335m2.2 gene encoding msx2-interacting protein isoform X1 translates to MVRETRHLWVGNLPEHVREEKIMEHFKRYGRVESVKVLRKRGSEGGVAAFVDFVDIKSAQKAHNAVNKMGDRDLRTDYNEPGSVPSAVRGLEDSSPSGSRDVAGFPRGTVGPVFGPPVSLHTREGRFERRIDGSSESRERAYDHSPYGHHERSGTFDRQRHYNADYYRDRPVFAPAGPGSSAIGGSFEAADPHFDSRIRDPFTLTNSTRRDLYRDDRGRRVDRSYHHRRSRSSHSSQSRHPSPQRTAGQTSKTPHSPKRTPLSPGRGPRSRSQSRSSSSDSVSSTSSTGSGSDSNSSSSDGSRARSVQSSAAPQTCLVMDSEEPRRSFGIKVQNLPVRSTDTSLKDGLFHEFKKYGKVNSVQIHGASEDRYGLVFFRQQEDQEKALSVSKGKLFFGMLIEVTAWNGPETENENDYRPLDGRLDEFHPKATRTLFIGNLEKTTSYQQLLDIFQRFGEIVDIDIKKVNGIPQYAFVQYSDIGSVCKAIKKMDAEYLGNNRLKLGFGKSIPTTCVWLDGLTPNITEQYLTRHFMRYGHVVKVVFDRIKEMALILYNNTDFAQAAVRETKGWKIGGNKIKVDFASQESQNAFYRSMQASGQDIRDFYEVPPERREDRRPPYHEFTAERAYYENIRTTGLYPEEARREYAARSRERFPELEHYQGEHFDPRYHEDPRDYRDYRDPFEQDIRKYTYIQRERERERERFEADRSRWSPSQRRAVTPTISPSPSERAARDSERRVYSQSSERSGSVSSMSPPHLDKSEKTLLDHAAKSEKSAQPDRMAGAEKIKRPKRKDKTDKEKTEKNKSRKGKGQSPASQIPETEPDAAFDGGRGRGSDQDVHEKPKSKVDGDALSGNQLTASQDSVKTETTKGDIAELDGKPKLKKQPKSDIGNDGKDSAVDSDRLAARKRRFGDLGGKTVRQKRSRHEEEDGSQSSDLGSSTTFVKEPDVDKHKDPQRRDARLKTEKSVTQKDGLEDLRGQREKSEGSADLPESKRQQGSTSSRRVSLEGNSDQSILREQEQTAAFKPSQNAETNKNAKTKEDHVDIDLSQSYRKQMEQNRRLHMQQQQQRESDKLKKAESLLKNETEDLEHRSLVHEVGKPPEDVTDNFPSHKLSDQFEAEPGIKRERFYRRQKSEDPDWNSTPSPGHQVFSQHADEDFMDASLKELSRNNQKIHPELELLVKRTHNTQVNKTNTPINIGEEDQQKRWESRVKQDLLPNLNFSRGLGKNLHNRKPSEYGLWHDLEPGEVRSDSEEDRENKPLSPAPSTSMPFSERPRPDRFSDPKLAHLERNKFYSFALDQTITPDTKALLERAKSLSSSREDNWSFLDYDSHFVNFRSQKDTEKVESAPRPTPSWYMKKKKIRSGSEDKLDDRKEEPKPEEQERRELFASRFLHSAVFELDSRRLQHLERKYEELEHMLNQQASQQGAEGELETGPVVLFHSRFLELTQLQQQKNKSQQLQEDKGNTVCTSENKEEKPSEQEQQDLRSNDMPESSVAAEIKPISPVEQVAPEPKLTPNLVIQSANKDTPFSHQKCVLPTPPADVCPPMSFTKEETKEEVKESEDVVPMHCSPTETLKSEPAPETVPETNISEENLEFLEEDAKPLIDEQTNDPGSHEELVSRSEPEPSPEMPQPEVPTASSPVQLSVAEEADLIKEDPLSTCQKTVESEGEKKLEQVSKEEISVDSDAIEEPVSFQKENKTKEIKTKKGRQSPAQVPLTSVSEKQATRKSERIDKDKLKRGSSPRAETKSSAKSPTPGSDHDHSEQSIPISRARTRRNVKSVYATPVEDDAPTRGKETESPRSARKRGTEKEAVQHSTESEPPTPAPAKQRGRPPKNRKPIEEISAAKTEKIKMDKDADSNESENGERVSRVAKGKMSPYLTKGSSNPIPSVPGSKKGDKTETADENQVIHFTEAEDLSSQHSSSSGKDSSVKSDVKKGSELDKDVHEKLCEEKSNGKETDSLLGEEKPAPEKEKIIKGKVKAPKPHVFRDLQVILDVKEVKDHVSRCTTANKECPNEEKEKKDVDASKSSSLQERELEQAVENIAKLTEPALPTELPTPPVPPAEVKSDPEEEKPCNPASETELMAAIDSITGEDVSVPLTPAAPVSTEVCSEPEVQEFVPPVKVEEPETALQEEAVFSNTPKKSYKGRPKTPKRPKAPKHARKDVKEELSEELTVPLAESTASDVKVVAEKPPSAAAAAVITPTTWKSEAELPAVKAAESELPSPVEEQTQAVKPTHPQAKSPIYPQQLPAECVSLSLASNRPNIRSIQTSRAPVSPPDWRHQSKDPCVTSAHIMSVAAKEGQLTTSDSNSKELDQGTSDLRQILMKPKTITLPGGGSSAPTNLPSLRDQNPSESNPAITAALHNRTPLPESKTPTHSVPPIVRTPSTLPGETKSVISVIASTATSVISRVCNPPETEEKPNLIIGNPSMDVTLPKTAYRPSKDDGGPYHGATFSSGSCSGLRVNTSEGVVVLSHSGQKTEGPLRISAKISQIPQATAGDIESQQLVPIPQIKQDVYSHSQSGHQKGSSQTDHGHPGKLQSALSSIKQESGSCSLEKMDSAYQAGPQGVVKRLPQGNQQVMGYHQDYLQLKHQKKMENVDPHGTDGAKPSWTSTVSPAISPHLPSPPGNHVGFVTSTGDRGPSHLGSIKQEPRSPRKSGHSHPSFTKVSSPLGSSSPKGIPVMISSALNPMQQYITGVHHPEQSVIMPPHNVPGGVGRMSPHCVSQSITVGHLVQGEVRVNTPPLSVMNYVHSEKLASPWSGSLQPRSSSPQAVSRDKVLKVNHGSLRGHEGEQDESRHFHQAGRPSATLPSDTRGALRTNMETFITQRDMRVHRHQQGERLTLDPHSGHIQETLPPSLSPRAHMLPKGVSEKDIKSLEAKRPHSPVIQKDGIMAIRQSGAAIASPQRVSLMPPGPSGSFSEYSGMYPNRMHSQIPDAPVGHNQPPLNVTPSMGAELQAKPDGKMTQTVNMVQLLTKYPIVWQGLLALKNDTAAVQLHFVCGNKALAHRSLPLQEGGALLRIVQRMRLEASQLESVARRMTGDSDFCLLLALPCGRDQDDVINQTQALKAAFINYLQAKLAAGIINIPNPGSNQPAYVLQIFPPCEFSESHLSQLAPDLLNRISSISPHLMIVITSV, encoded by the exons ATGGTTCGGGAAACCAGACACCTCTGGGTGGGAAATTTACCCGAACATGTTCGCGAGGAGAAAATCATGGAGCATTTTAAAAG GTATGGCCGCGTGGAGAGCGTCAAGGTTCTGCGAAAGCGAGGGTCAGAGGGCGGTGTTGCAGCCTTTGTGGATTTTGTGGATATCAAAAGTGCACAGAAGGCTCACAATGCTGTCAATAAGATGGGAGACAGAGACCTTCGGACTGACTACAATGAGCCGGGGTCAGTCCCCAGTGCTGTGCGGGGCCTCGAAGACAGCTCCCCCTCCGGCAGTCGAGACGTTGCAGGATTCCCTAGGGGAACAGTTGGCCCAGTGTTTGGCCCACCTGTGTCCCTACACACCCGAGAGGGACGTTTTGAACGGAGAATAGATGG TAGCTCAGAAAGCCGCGAACGTGCTTATGATCACAGCCCATATGGCCACCATGAGCGCAGCGGGACTTTTGACAGACAACGTCACTACAACGCTGATTATTACCGCGATCGCCCAGTGTTTGCACCCGCCGGCCCCGGCAGCAGTGCCATCGGAGGGAGTTTTGAGGCAGCAGACCCACATTTTGACTCTAGAATACGAGACCCATTTACCCTTACCAATTCAACACGGCGAGACCTCTACAGAGATGACAGGGGGAGACGTGTTGATCGATCTTATCACCACCGTCGAAGCAGATCATCTCATTCCTCCCAGTCGAGGCATCCGTCTCCTCAGCGGACCGCAGGGCAAACTTCAAAAACCCCTCATTCTCCTAAAAGAACCCCTTTGTCCCCTGGAAGAGGCCCAAGGTCGAGATCTCAAAGCAGATCTTCAAGCTCCGACTCTgtcagcagcaccagcagcacaGGCAGTGGCAG TGACTCAAACAGCAGCTCCAGCGATGGTTCCCGGGCCCGCTCCGTTCAGTCGTCGGCTGCTCCCCAGACTTGtttagtgatggactctgaagAGCCTCGGAGAAGCTTTGGGATTAAAGTGCAAAACTTACCAGTGCGCTCCACAG ATACAAGTTTAAAAGATGGACTCTTCCATGAATTCAAGAAATATGGGAAAGTGAATTCAGTGCAGATTCATGGCGCATCAGAGGACCGCTATGGATTAGTGTTCTTCAGACAGCAAGAGGACCAAGAGAAAGCCCTCAGCGTCTCCAAGGGAAAGCTGTTCTTTGGCATGCTTATTGAGGTTACAGCCTGGAATGGTCCAG AAACAGAGAATGAAAATGACTACAGACCGTTAGATGGACGCCTAGACGAGTTCCACCCCAAGGCTACAAGGACGCTGTTTATAGGCAACCTTGAAAAGACCACCAGTTATCAGCAACTCCTGGACATTTTTCAGCGCTTTGGAGAAATTGTT GACATCGACATCAAGAAAGTAAATGGGATTCCTCAGTATGCCTTTGTCCAGTACTCTGATATTGGCAGCGTTTGCAAGGCCataaagaaaatggatgcaGAATATTTGGGGAACAATAGGCTTAAG CTTGGTTTTGGGAAGAGTATACCTACTACATGTGTTTGGCTTGATGGGTTGACCCCCAACATCACAGAGCAATACCTCACACGGCATTTCATGCGTTACGGGCACGTAGTTAAA GTCGTATTTGACAGAATAAAGGAGATGGCGCTTATCTTGTACAACAACACGGATTTTGCTCAGGCAGCTGTGCGGGAGACCAAAGGCTGGAAGATCGGTGGTAATaaaattaag GTGGATTTTGCAAGTCAGGAGAGCCAGAATGCATTTTACCGCTCAATGCAAGCCTCTGGACAAGACATTAGAGACTTTTATGAAGTTCCACCAGAACGACG AGAGGATCGCAGACCTCCTTATCATGAGTTTACAGCAGAGAGAGCTTACTATGAGAATATAAGAACCACTGGCCTTTATCCAGAGGAAGCTCGCAGAGAGTATGCCGCACGTAGCAGAGAGCGTTTTCCTGAACTGGAGCATTATCAGGGAGAACACTTTGACCCACGTTATCATGAGGATCCAAGAGACTACAGGGATTACCGAGACCCCTTTGAGCAGGACATCAGAAAATATACCTACATTCAAAGAGAGCGAGAAAGAGAGCGGGAGCGTTTTGAGGCTGATCGCAGCAGGTGGAGCCCATCGCAAAGAAGAGCTGTCACTCCCACAATTTCCCCTTCTCCATCCGAACGTGCTGCCAGAGACTCAGAACGGCGTGTTTACAGCCAGTCTTCAGAGAGGAGCGGCAGCGTGAGCTCCATGTCACCTCCACATTTGGACAAATCTGAAAAGACCTTGCTAGATCATGCAGCGAAGAGTGAGAAGAGCGCTCAGCCCGATCGCATGGCAGGGGCAGAGAAAATCAAACgtccaaaaagaaaagataaaactgacaaagaaaagactgaaaagaATAAATCAAGGAAAGGAAAGGGTCAGTCCCCGGCTAGCCAGATACCAGAAACAGAGCCGGATGCTGCTTTtgatggaggaagaggaaggggaTCAGACCAAGATGTTCATGAGAAACCGAAATCTAAGGTGGATGGAGACGCTCTGTCTGGAAACCAGTTAACAGCTTCTCAAGACtctgtaaaaactgaaacgACTAAAGGGGATATTGCAGAGCTAGACGGAAAACCCAAACttaaaaaacaacccaagtcTGATATTGGAAACGATGGAAAGGATTCAGCAGTGGATTCAGATCGCCTCGCTGCAAGAAAAAGGCGCTTTGGGGATTTAGGTGGCAAGACTGTTCGTCAGAAAAGAAGCAGgcatgaggaggaggatggcaGTCAGTCATCAGACTTGGGCTCCAGTACCACATTTGTGAAAGAACCAGAcgtagacaaacacaaagatcCTCAGCGACGAGATGCACgactcaaaacagaaaaaagtgtcACTCAAAAGGATGGACTAGAGGATCTCAGGGGACAAAGAGAAAAATCCGAAGGTTCTGCAGATCTGCCAGAGTCAAAACGACAACAAGGAAGCACTTCCTCCAGGAGGGTCTCACTAGAGGGGAATTCAGATCAAAGCATTTTAAGAGAGCAAGAACAAACTGCTGCATTCAAGCCTAGTCAGAATgctgaaactaataaaaacgCCAAGACTAAAGAAGACCATGTTGACATTGATCTCTCTCAGAGTTACCGCAAGCAGATGGAGCAAAACAGACGTTTacacatgcagcagcagcaacagcgcGAGtctgacaaactgaaaaaagcagaaagtctGCTAAAAAACGAAACTGAAGACCTGGAACATCGTAGCCTTGTGCATGAAGTTGGTAAACCACCTGAGGATGTCACAGATAATTTTCCGTCTCACAAGCTGTCTGACCAGTTTGAAGCCGAGCCCGGGATAAAGAGAGAGCGTTTCTATAGGAGACAAAAAAGTGAAGACCCTGACTGGAATAGTACCCCTTCTCCAGGACACCAAGTTTTCTCTCAGCATGCTGATGAGGACTTCATGGATGCCTCTCTGAAGGAGTTAAGTCGAAACAATCAGAAGATTCACCCAGAACTTGAACTTTTGGTCAAAAGGACCCACAACACACAGGTGAACAAGACAAACACCCCCATTAATATTGGGGAAGAAGATCAACAAAAGAGGTGGGAGAGCAGAGTTAAGCAGGACCTGCTACCCAACCTGAACTTTTCTAGAGGCTTGGGCAAAAACCTTCACAACCGCAAGCCCTCAGAATACGGCCTCTGGCATGATTTGGAGCCTGGGGAAGTGAGATCAGACTCTGAAGAGGATAGAGAGAACAAACCCCTCTCTCCTGCTCCCTCCACCTCTATGCCTTTTTCTGAGAGGCCGAGACCTGATCGGTTTTCAGACCCAAAGCTGGCTCACCTTGAAAGAAACAAATTCTACTCGTTCGCACTTGACCAGACTATCACCCCCGATACTAAAGCTCTACTGGAACGAGCAAAGTCTTTGTCCTCTTCTCGTGAGGATAACTGGTCATTTTTAGATTACGATTCCCACTTTGTGAATTTCCGAAGCCAGAAAGACACAGAGAAAGTAGAATCAGCACCAAGACCTACACCTTCCTGgtacatgaaaaagaaaaagatacgAAGTGGATCTGAGGACAAACTGGATGACAGGAAAGAAGAGCCCAAGCCGGAGGAACAGGAACGCAGAGAGCTTTTCGCTTCACGTTTCCTTCATAGCGCTGTGTTTGAGCTGGACTCTAGACGACTTCAACACCTTGAGCGCAAATACGAAGAGTTGGAGCACATGCTGAACCAACAAGCTAGTCAGCAAGGAGCAGAGGGAGAACTTGAGACCGGCCCAGTTGTCCTCTTTCACAGCCGTTTTCTGGAGCTCACgcaactacaacaacaaaaaaacaagagtcagcagctgcaggaggatAAAGGAAACACAGTTTGTACAAgtgaaaataaagaggaaaaaccaTCTGAGCAGGAACAACAAGATTTACGGTCTAATGACATGCCAGAATCTAGTGTGGCAGCTGAAATCAAACCCATCAGTCCTGTTGAACAAGTTGCTCCTGAACCAAAACTGACTCCCAATCTTGTTATTCAGTCTGCAAACAAAGACACACCTTTTTCACACCAGAAATGTGTGCTACCAACTCCACCCGCTGATGTGTGCCCACCTATGTCTTTTACAAAAGAGGAGACAAAGGAAGAAGTAAAAGAAAGTGAAGATGTTGTACCAATGCACTGTTCACCAACTGAGACCTTAAAATCTGAACCTGCACCTGAAACTGTTCCTGAAACTAACATTTCTGAGGAGAACCTGGAATTTCTTGAAGAGGATGCAAAGCCTTTAATTGACGAACAAACAAATGACCCTGGTTCTCATGAAGAGTTGGTTAGCAGATCAGAGCCAGAGCCAAGTCCTGAGATGCCACAGCCAGAAGTGCCTACAGCTAGTAGTCCAGTACAACTCAGTGTTGCTGAAGAAGCAGATTTAATCAAAGAAGATCCTCTTTCCACATGTCAAAAAACAGTAGAGTCAGAAGGAGAGAAGAAACTTGAACAAGTGAGTAAAGAAGAGATTTCTGTTGATAGTGATGCAATTGAAGAGCCAGTCTcctttcaaaaagaaaataaaacaaaagaaattaaaactaaaaaaggcaGGCAATCTCCAGCTCAAGTTCCTTTAACATCTGTCTCTGAGAAACAAGCTACACGCAAGAGTGAGCGCATCGACAAAGATAAGCTGAAGCGTGGCTCATCCCCAAGAGCTGAAACAAAGTCTTCAGCCAAGTCTCCAACTCCCGGATCAGATCATGATCATTCGGAGCAGAGCATCCCGATAAGTAGAGCAAGAACTCgaagaaatgtaaaatctgtttaTGCAACCCCAGTGGAAGACGATGCACCAACTCGTGGCAAGGAAACTGAGTCACCTCGCTCTGCACGAAAGCGGGGTACAGAGAAAGAAGCTGTGCAGCACAGCACCGAGTCGGAACCACCGACTCCAGCGCCAGCAAAACAACGTGGGCGTCCTCCCAAAAACCGCAAACCGATTGAAGAGATTTCAGctgcaaaaacagagaaaataaaaatggataaGGATGCAGATTCAAATGAGTCGGAGAACGGCGAACGGGTTTCAAGAGTTGCTAAGGGGAAAATGTCCCCTTATCTCACAAAGGGTTCCTCAAATCCAATACCCTCAGTCCCAGGCTCTAAGAAAGGGGACAAAACTGAAACGGCTGATGAGAATCAAGTAATACATTTCACAGAAGCAGAAGATTTGTCTTCGCAACATTCGTCATCTTCAGGCAAAGACTCTTCAGTAAAATCAGATGTAAAGAAAGGCTCAGAACTGGATAAAGACGTTCATGAAAAATTATGTGAGGAGAAATCgaatggaaaagaaacagattCACTGCTGGGTGAGGAGAAACCTGCCCCAGAGAAAGAGAAGATCATAAAAGGAAAAGTCAAGGCTCCAAAGCCTCATGTTTTTAGGGACCTCCAAGTCATACTGGATGTCAAAGAGGTCAAAGATCACGTTTCCAGGTGCACTACTGCCAACAAAGAGTGCCctaatgaagaaaaagagaagaaggatGTAGACGCCTCAAAGAGCTCTTCCCTACAGGAGCGTGAATTGGAGCAGGCAGTTGAGAACATCGCCAAACTTACCGAACCGGCTTTGCCAACAGAACTACCAACTCCTCCTGTCCCTCCTGCAGAGGTAAAAAGTGACCCTGAGGAGGAAAAGCCTTGTAATCCTGCCAGTGAGACAGAGCTGATGGCTGCCATTGACTCAATAACAGGCGAAGATGTAAGTGTACCTCTCACCCCAGCCGCTCCAGTTAGCACAGAAGTTTGTTCAGAACCTGAGGTCCAGGAGTTTGTCCCACCGGTCAAGGTTGAAGAACCTGAAACCGCACTGCAAGAGGAAGCCGTCTTCTCAAATACTCCCAAAAAGAGTTACAAGGGAAGGCCCAAAACACCTAAACGCCCTAAAGCCCCAAAGCATGCACGAAAAGATGTGAAAGAAGAATTAAGTGAGGAGTTGACGGTGCCTTTAGCCGAGAGTACAGCTTCTGATGTTAAGGTTGTGGCTGAGAAGCCtccatctgctgcagctgctgcagttaTCACTCCTACGACCTGGAAATCGGAAGCTGAACTTCCAGCTGTGAAGGCAGCAGAATCGGAGTTGCCGTCGCCTGTTGAAGAGCAAACACAAGCTGTGAAACCCACACACCCCCAGGCTAAGAGCCCCATATACCCTCAACAGCTACCAGCTGAGTGTGTTTCTCTGTCTCTGGCCTCCAACAGGCCCAACATCAGATCCATTCAAACCAGCCGAGCGCCTGTTTCTCCACCCGACTGGCGACACCAGTCTAAGGATCCATGTGTTACCTCTGCACATATAATGTCAGTAGCAGCCAAGGAAGGCCAGCTGACCACTTCTGACTCCAACAGCAAAGAGCTAGATCAAGGCACAAGTGACTTGAGACAGATTCTCATGAAACCTAAAACAATTACTCTcccaggaggaggaagttctGCTCCAACCAATCTGCCCAGCCTCCGAGATCAGAATCCATCTGAAAGCAATCCTGCCATCACAGCTGCTCTTCACAACAGAACCCCGCTCCCTGAGAGTAAAACGCCGACTCATTCAGTTCCACCTATTGTCCGAACACCCTCCACGTTACCTGGAGAGACTAAATCTGTGATCTCCGTAATTGCATCTACGGCAACTTCTGTTATTAGTCGCGTTTGCAACCCCCCTGAGACTGAGGAAAAACCTAATCTAATTATTGGAAATCCCTCCATGGATGTGACTCTGCCCAAAACGGCCTACAGGCCCAGCAAAGACGATGGCGGACCTTACCACGGCGCCACGTTCAGTTCTGGGTCTTGCTCTGGTCTGCGAGTAAACACGTCTGAAGGAGTGGTGGTGCTAAGCCACTCAGGCCAGAAAACAGAAGGACCCCTGAGGATCAGTGCCAAGATTAGTCAAATCCCACAAGCAACAGCCGGTGACATTGAATCTCAACAATTGGTGCCGATTCCCCAGATTAAACAAGATGTTTACAGCCATTCTCAGTCGGGACATCAGAAGGGGTCTTCACAAACTGATCATGGGCATCCTGGTAAACTCCAATCAGCTCTGTCTTCAATTAAGCAGGAAAGCGGCAGCTGCAGTTTAGAAAAGATGGATTCAGCTTACCAGGCGGGGCCCCAAGGAGTCGTGAAGCGTCTCCCGCAAGGTAACCAGCAGGTAATGGGTTACCACCAAGACTACCTGCaattaaaacaccaaaagaagATGGAGAATGTTGATCCTCATGGTACAGATGGAGCTAAGCCATCTTGGACCTCCACTGTAAGCCCTGCTATAAGCCCACATTTACCATCTCCCCCTGGGAACCATGTGGGCTTCGTCACATCCACTGGTGACAGAGGTCCGTCGCATCTTGGTAGCATCAAACAGGAACCACGGTCCCCGAGAAAGTCAGGACATTCTCATCCTTCTTTCACCAAGGTGTCTTCGCCTCTTGGCTCCTCCTCACCCAAGGGGATCCCTGTAATGATATCCTCTGCTCTCAACCCTATGCAGCAGTATATCACTGGTGTCCACCACCCAGAGCAGTCTGTCATCATGCCACCTCACAACGTGCCTGGAGGTGTGGGACGAATGTCTCCTCACTGCGTCTCCCAGTCCATTACAGTGGGTCATCTGGTTCAGGGGGAGGTCCGGGTCAACACACCACCTCTGTCTGTGATGAACTACGTCCATAGCGAGAAGCTTGCCTCTCCTTGGTCTGGTTCCCTGCAGCCGCGGTCGTCCTCCCCCCAGGCTGTCAGCAGGGACAAAGTCCTCAAGGTCAACCACGGTTCTTTGCGGGGCCACGAGGGCGAACAGGACGAATCCAGACACTTCCACCAAGCtgggagaccatccgccaccctGCCGTCAGATACTCGGGGAGCTTTGAGGACTAACATGGAAACGTTTATCACTCAGAGAGATATGCGAGTGCACCGGCACCAGCAGGGGGAGCGTCTGACACTGGACCCCCATTCTGGACACATTCAAGAAACTCTCCCGCCTTCTTTATCTCCGAGAGCTCACATGTTGCCCAAAGGCGTGTCTGAGAAGGACATAAAGTCGCTGGAAGCAAAGAGGCCGCACTCTCCTGTAATTCAAAAGGATGGAATAATGGCGATCCGGCAGTCTGGCGCTGCTATTGCGTCACCTCAACGGGTTTCCCTGATGCCACCGGGACCCAGCGGGTCGTTCTCCGAGTACTCAGGAATGTACCCAAACCGCATGCATTCTCAGATCCCGGATGCCCCTGTTGGGCACAACCAGCCGCCGTTGAACGTCACTCCGTCTATG GGTGCAGAACTCCAGGCTAAACCAGATGGAAAGATGACCCAGACTGTTAATATGGTGCAGTTGCTTACG AAGTACCCTATAGTGTGGCAGGGCCTTCTAGCACTGAAGAACGACACAGCTGCTGTCCAGCTGCATTTCGTCTGTGGAAACAAAGCTCTGGCTCATCGATCGCTGCCTTTGCAAGAAGGAGGTGCTCTGCTCAGGATTGTTCAGAGGATGAGACTGGAGGCCTCTCAGTTGGAGAGTGTAGCCAGAAGAATGACG GGTGACAGTGATTTCTGTCTTCTCCTCGCTTTGCCTTGTGGACGAGATCAAGACGATGTCATAAACCAAACTCAAGCTCTTAAAGCTGCATTCATCAACTACCTGCAGGCAAAACTGGCAGCTGGTATCATCAATATCCCCAATCCAGGTTCCAATCAG CCCGCCTACGTGCTCCAGATTTTTCCGCCCTGTGAGTTTTCCGAGAGCCACTTGTCTCAGCTGGCCCCCGACCTTTTGAACAGGATCTCCAGCATCTCGCCACACCTCATGATCGTCATCACCTCTGTGTGA